The DNA window ACAAAATACAGTCGGGAGAAAGAGGTGGCATCTCCCTGATCTGATCATACTCATGTCTCTGCTGCTCATCAAAGACAGGAGGCTCGATCGGCTCAGGTAAAGGATCAAGCTCGGGTGGCAACACAGGAACACCCCACTCATCAAGGACAAAAGGTGCAAGAGGTGCCTCATGGATAGGCTGGGCAGGTATAGGCTCATCAGGTAGAGGAGGTTCAGGTGGAGGAGGATAGTCAGGTGGAGGTGGCATCTGCTCCTCAGGATGAGGTATCCCAGGTCCGCCGGGGTGTATCCAAGATAAAGGAAAGTCATAGGGTCCATCAGGATTAAAGTATGCTGTCCTAATAGGGTACTGGAAAGGTCTACCACGAGCTACATATTTACAGATATGAGGTACCGCACAGTAGATGCAATACTCGCCGCACACCGGGTCCTCGTGGATGTACGGTGGATCAATCTCGTATAATAGGACTCCTGTGTCCATCTGTAGAGGTgtaaggggtaagaactggggagttcttagtaaggTCGCAGTTTATAATTAAGTTCATTTATAATGTCCATGGTCATAGAAGTATAAATAAATGTAGAGTAATATGTACATAACAGCAACATAAACTAACACATgaacaagagagaaaataggAAGTAAATGCACATTCACACATTAATATGCAATCACACAGTTATGctcaaacaaacaaggaatagaACAAGAACACAAGTAGGTAAGCAATAAataatgcacaaacaagtatgatgcatgtttgTCCCtactgcaggtaatgagctcatttgtcggtttcgaCCCGCACCCGACACAATCCGACCCTCCAAGTCAGATAAGGCCTTCCCAGAACTTAATCCCAGATTAAGTACCGCATACCCTGTACCAAGTGCTCTCGACTTGCAGGGCTGGTATTTGCTTAGGTCTCAATATACCGCAGGTATGCGAGTCAGGCCTCTACCAAGCATTCAGCTTGCAGGGCTGGTACTACTCTACCGCAGCCTGTCTGGGAAGCAACATCACAATACGAGCGTCCCCGCACAACATTCACAAGCATTGCCCGAAGGCTCATAATTCACATATAACCATACTTTCCATCACTTAGAAAtcatcataaatcaagcattacaACATCAGAGAAAAGCTCATTTTACAATTCTCTGTTTACTCTGTAAGGTCAGGTACACAGCTATATCACTTTtaactccttttctttttaacataaaaacaggTTTCAAAATCTTGTTTCTTTACCTCATATACCTCTATATCTTCTATTATACCTCTTCTTAGGTGTTTAGTAAAGGAAATTAGAGAATTCTGGACTCAAAACTGCCTTCCTGAGGCTTTTAGGAAAAACTgtctttttatcaatattttattattattaattaaataatattattattaaaataatattattaataaaataatatattaatattttatttttaaaataataatattttatttaactttcaaaaattgtaTTTTGACCCTGGACTTCTTGGAAATTGCACTTTGGGCCCTATAACTTTTAATAATTGCACTTTAGCCCCTCaacttttgattaattaattttcaatcccaaactttttaataattGCATTTTGACCCCAAAACTCCATGAATACACGTTTTCATGTTCTtccaaaaaccaaaaacatTTTTCCAAAAGTTCATCAGNNNNNNNNNNNNNNNNNNNNNNNNNNNNNNNNNNNNNNNNNNNNNNNNNNNNNNNNNNNNTGAGGCTTTTAGGAAAAACTgtctttttatcaatattttattattattaataaaataatattattattaatatattaatattttattactaaaataataatattttatttaactttcaaaaattgcatTTTGACCCCGAACTTCTTGGAAATTGCACTTTGACCCCTATAACTTTTAATAATTGCACTTTAGCCCCTCaacttttgattaattaatttttaaccccaaactttttaataattGCATTTTTGACCCCAAAACTCCATGAATACACGTTTTCATGTTCttccaaaaaccaaaaatatttttccaaaaGTTCATCAGATTTCTGCTTGATTTTCAgctagtttttcaatctttttggaaaCCGATTTGAACCcgatttttatcaaaaaaaagagaaacttTTTAGCCATCAAATACACATCAAATAAGCATCAAAAATCATGATTTTCATGGCTGGAATGTCACGTTTTCCAGCAACACCAACAGCCACTTCAAAACCATCATAAACATGATTTTCAAGCATTAAACAACAAGATTTCATGATCAAACCATCACACAAACATCCAAAATCAAAACTCAAGCAACAAGATCTGATTTAACACTTCAAGAACACAGCCAATCATTGATTAATTTACCAAACCTTACCTCCTTTGCTGCTGTCCAAGATTGCACAAAAAACAAGCTTCCAGAAGCACTTTTACGCCTATTTTAACATCAAAAACAACTTTAGAATCTTATGAACCATGAAGGCTgaagcttcatgatgatgaaaaGAACGTTTTCCTCATCTTAAGGTAACTAGAAATCACGTTTTCTTGGAGCTTTTGGTGATTGAATAAGAGATCCTaagagaaaatatgaagaaaacatCATTAGCTTAAGGAACCACCATGGCCGAATCTTCAAGGAGGAGGAGCAGCCTTCATACCTTGATTTACTCCATATAAAGTGACATAGAAATGAAGAGGAGGAAAAAGTGAACACTTTGGtaagattagatttttgataggGGTTCCGGTTTGAGAAATAACGGAGAAAGAAGCTCAAGTGTTCATGGAAGCTTCATGGTTTTCTTTCATGGTGTTCTAAGCTTTTCAAAGAACAAAAATGATAGCCAAGCTGTCCAAGGGAGGCCGTGGCTTTTGGATGATGATTATCCAAAAGTTACTTGTCAAAATATCTCAGAAAAGGATAATTACTAAAGCTAGATGTATTAGAACTTAAGTAATTACACTGCTAATGGATAAACATTAAGTTACTTAGtgtaaatgacactagtaactgGATAatcataagaataaaagatatatgatgAAGCATTAGCAGTGCTAAGCTCATCTACTCTCAAAATTTGTGACTGGCTCGTCACATAGAGACTAACCACGGAAATCAGAATTTTGAAATTCGGGCCCGAAGTGGCTAAAAAACGCAACTCTTCGCGACGTGCCTTCTTAGATTAGGAGAGGTGTCCTGTGCAATCAAGCTGCTGACTCAGCAGCTTGATGACGCAGCACCTGTGCACTAGAGGTGCTTATATGCatagaaattcctaaaaaattCTGTAAAAATTCCGTTTGATCCCGAAAAAGTGCCGTTTCTTCGGGGCTAGGCcgttacattctaccctcctaaaagaaaattttgtcctcaaaatttcAATTACCTGAAAAGAGAAACGGGTAGTCTGTTCTCATCTTGTCTTCCAGCTCCCATGTGTACTCTTCAGTCCCTGTTTGTCCCCATGCTACCTTAACCAATGATACTGTCTTGCCTCTAAGCTGTTTGTCACTTCGTTCCACAATCCTGACTGGTAGGGTTTGATATGTCAAGTCGGCTCGCAGCTGTACTGTCTCTGGTTGTAAAACGTGGCTTTCATCGAGATTATACCTTTTGAGTTGTGaaacatgaaaaacatcatgaaggTTTGACAAATAAGGAGGGAGAGCTACTTGGTATGCTACTGGACTGACTCttttaagaatttgaaaaggACCTAAGTATCGTGGATTCAATTTATTAGTCATAAGAGCTCCACCTATTCCAGTCGTAGGTGTCACTCTTAAGAAAATATGGTCACCTTCGTTAAATTCTAAGGGCCTACGCTTAATATCTGCATAGCTCTTTTGTTGACTTTGGGCAGTTTGAATCTTCTCCCGAATGTGCTTAATCCGTTCAGTAGTTTCTTGTACCAAGTCTGGCCCCAAAATCCTGCCTTCCTCCTTGTCATACCAGCATAATGGTGATTGACACTTTCTTCCGTAGAAGGCCTCATATGGTGCCATTCCAATACTCTGTTGATAACTGTTGTTGTAGGCAAACTCAATCAATGGCAAGTATTTGTCCCAGTTACCCTGTTGGTCCATCACGCAAGATCTCAACATATCTTCCAGGGTACGAATTGTTCGTTCTGTCTGTCCATgagtctgtgggtgatatgctGTACTTAAGTGCAACTTCATCCCAAAAGCTTTCTGCAGAGCTCCCCAAAATCTAGAAGTAAACCTTGGATCTCTGTCTGACATAATTGATGAAGGTATTCCATGCAATCGTATTATCTCCTGAATGTATAACCGGGCGACTTTCTCCAAGCTGTGACCAATTTGAGTTGGTAGAAAATGCGATGATTTTGTCAATCGATCTACAATTACCCAAATTACATCATGCCTGGCAGAGGTTCTTGGTGACCCAGTAACAAAATCCATCGTAATCTCTTCCCATTTCCATTGCGGTATCTCCAATGGTTGCAAGGTTCCAGGTGGTTTTTGATGTTCCACCTTAATCTTCTGGCAAGTGAGACACTTTGAAACATACGTTGTTACATCTTTCTTCATTCCCGGTCACCAGAACATCTTCTTCAGATCTTGGTACATTTTAGTCGTTCCGGGATGGATAGAAAatctgctttcatgagcttcgGTCAGAATGTTCTTTCTCAAGTCCTCCTGATCAGGTACACAAATTCTATTCCTATATCTCCATTTTCCCTCTTTATCTTGGCGTACCTCTTCCAGCTGATCTGCCTTCATCCGTGCTAACAATGCCAGCATTCCTGAATTCTGGGCTTGAGCTTGCTGAATAGCTATCTTAAAGTCAGATGTTAATTGTAGTTGCGCCATAACAATTCCTTTTGATGTCTATCTCATTcctaattttaagttttcaaaggCTGAGATCATTTCTTTTTCCTTGATCATCATCCAGGATATGCTCAAACTCTTCCGACTCAAAGCATCTGCGACTACATTTGCCTTCCCAGGATGATAGCTCAACTTAAAATCATAATCTTTTAAGAATTCCATCCATCGCCTTTGCCTCATATTAAggtctttctgatcaaagatatacttcaaactcttatgatcagagaaaacttcaAATTGGGCTCCGTACAAATAGtgcctccaaatcttaagtgcAAAGACCACTGCTGCTAATTCCAAATCATGTGTTGGATAGTTCATTTCATGAGGTCTTAGTTGTCTCGAAGCATAAGCTACCACATTCCTATGCTGCATCAATACACATCCAAGTCCCTTAAAAGAAGCATCATAATACACCTCAAAAGGTTCTTGTGTGTCTGGTAACACCAAAACTGGCACCGTCGTCAACTTTTCCTTTCAAGTTTCAAAGCTTTCTTCACACTTCTCTGTCCACTCAAACGGAACTTCCTTCCTAGTAAGGCGAGTCAAAGGtaaagctatctgtgaaaaacCCTTGATAAACCGCCGATAGTATCCTGCTAACCCCAAGAAACTACGAACTTCTGAAACTGTCTTGGGTTGCTTCCATTGTACTACGGCCTCGATCTTTAAAGGATCTACAGTTATACCATCTCGTGTGATCACATGTCCCAAGAATGCCACTTCTGTCGCCCAAAACTCACATTTCGACAATTTCGCATATAGCTTCTGTGCTCTTAATATTTGCAACACAATCCTCAAATGCTCTCCATGTTCTTCTTCTGTCTTGGAATAGATGAGGATATCATCTATAAAGACTACCACAAACCGATCTAGATATGGACGAAAAATGTGATTCATATAATCCGTGAATACAGTAGGAGCATTAGTCAGTCCAAAGGACATAACCGTATACTCATAGTGACCGTACCTAGTTCGAAAGGCAGTCTTAGGTATATCTAATTCCTTCACCCGGATTTGATGGTAACCTGACCCGAAAATCAATCTTCGAGAATACTGTCACACCTCTCAGCTGGTCCATCAGATCATCTATCCTTGGGAGTGGATACTTGTTCTTGATTGTGATCTTGTTCAATTGCCGACAATCCACACATAACCTCATTccaccatccttcttctttactagTAACACTGGAGCTCCCCATGGTGATACACTTGGACGAATAAACTTCTTCCCCAGCAATTCATCCAACTGCTTCTTTAACTCTGCTAGTTCCAACGGTGACATCCGATACGGTGCTATAGAAATTGGTCCGGCTCCAGGAACCAGATCAATACTAAACTCTATATCTCTCTGAGGTGGAAACTCAGGTATATCATCCGGAAAAACATCAGGAAACTCCTTCACCACTCGGATTTGCTCCAAGTCTTGTTCATTAGTTTCTGAGCTAGCCGATAGTAGAACGTAACCCTCTAACCCActattactagaaataactcttAAGGAATTCAAATAGAAAGTACAAGACTTAACTGGTTCAGTGTGCATTTCAGATGatggaaatatagcaattcGTTTAAAACAATCAAGGAAAACATGATGCTTAGACAACCAATCTATACCTAAGATAATATCTAAACCACACAAAGGCAAACAAACCAGGTCATGTATAAAAGTCCTAGCCTCAATAACAAAAGGCACCTGTTGACATACTTGACTAGTCAAGGCATTTTGAGATGTGGGTGTACAAACAATTAGATTATAATCTAACATGGTGAAATCTAATCCCAACTCATGCACAACAGTCTCAGAAATAAATGAATGTGATGCACCAGAGTCATACAGTACAGTTAAGAGTCGAGATTTGACATAACACTGACCTTGGATTAGGAAGTCTGATTTCATTGCGTCATCAGTAGTCATAGCAAACACACGTCCTTGCTGTCGCGGCCTATCTATTCCTTGTACTGGCTTCTTCGAACAGTCCTTAGCCATATGTCTAGGCTGACCACAAGAAAAACAGATAATGCCTGTAAGCTGACAAGGTCTACTTCCATGCTCCTTTCCACACTGCCTACATACTGGTCGCATCTGCGCCTGCTGAGGTCGCTTACCCATATCCTGTCTCATTCTTCCTCCATTCCCTCCTGTATGACATGCATAAACATTTCTATTCTGATTGTACCTTCGTGAAGGCATTGCTACCTACTTAAATTTCCTTCCCTGAGGAGCTATATACTgattataattttgaaaagaagatccTGGGCGATTCATCCGAGCTGTAACTATCTTCTTAGCACAGTCCTCTACTAGCTGACTCTTATTAACCAACTCCGCAAAATTCTGTATTTCCAATGGAACCACTGAGTTAAACAAATCTTCACGGAGTCCTCCTTCAAATTTCAACCATTTCCACTCTTCGAAATCTGCTGGATTCCCTTGACAAACCCTGGAAAAATGACATAAATCTTCAAACTTCCTTGTATACTCAGCAACAGACATACTTCCCTGTTTTAACTGCATcaactccatctcctttgcCTCACGAGTAGCTCtaggaaagtacttcttatagaactcttctTTGAAAACATTCCACAAAATATTACCCTCATATTGCTGCAGTAAACGTTGAATGCCCTGCCACCAGTGCTGAGCATCCCCTTCCAACATATAAGTAGCAAATTCTACATACTGTTCTTCCGGGACATGCTGTGCCCTCAAGGACCTTTCTATGCCTCGGAACCAATTATCAGCTTCAGTTATCTCCCTTGACAGTCGTACCCTTGAACTTCGGTGGATTAACTTTCAAGAAAGCAACTAATGTCATAGGCCTATCATGATTCATGTTATTTCCATCACCGTTCCCACCATTCTCACCGTTACGGTCATTGTTACGCTCTCCATTACGTTCCCCCAGACGGTTAACTGCTCGAGTAGTAGCAGTCACCATTTCACGCACAACCTCAGCCATAGCGTGAATCGCAGCAAATAGATTATCATCGTTTCGTGGCAGATTGTTAACAGTAGACCCTTCCGGATCGCTACGTCTCTGTGGAGGCATCCTGATTCTGTTCACACCAAAAAATCAATaccaaggtgatcagtcttaatacCTCAAGTTGGGCGTGAACATTATCAGAATGAAAGCACAAAGACATTCATGCAACACATATCACATAGATACCCTATAAGCATGAGACACACCACAGAGCATGCAATAAAGCATGATTCAGTCCATTCCCCAGGCTCTAACAGGAAGAacctggctctgataccaaattgtaacgacccaacttctAGCATGTCTAGATCATACTAGAAATTGAATGTTACCaacttgtttttcctttttttgtattattaattaataaatataagcaTGTACGTTGTTAAAACACCGCAAATTTtacaagtaaattttttttaaaacaagaataatttAAAGTCGCATACCTTCCATATATCAAGGGATAATTAAACATTCACATACATAAAACAAAAGATAACAGAATTTGGAGCAACACACTATAATATACATCATGTTACAGAGGTGGCTCAGTTATATAAGCATAGAGCTACAGTACAGCACCCCTAAGTCAGTGACTCATATACTATGTACATATATGTACATAAGACGCCCCAGGGCCTGGCCTGACCAAAAgcccctaagctggcacccaggctagcctaactCTTTGATATGCCTATTCCCTCTAATCAAGCTAACAAAAGTGAGGGAGACACTCTAATGTACTGAAGTTAAACTAGGCGTCTCAAAAAGTCTCCTCATCCTGGTCTAGAGTACCTCACGGAAAACCACCGGGCGAATGGTGATGCTCGCCTGCTGGCGCCTCGCCTGGCTCATCGTCATCGCTGTCAGAGGAGATAACTATGAAGTTAGGATCTTCCTCtggatcttcttcttcctcgtccTCTTCTTCTACCGGAGTGATAGCAGAGGAACCACTGCTAGCCACAGGAACCATAAAAGGATAGCAACCAAACAAAATACAGTCGGGAGAAGGAGGTGGCGTCTCCCTGATCTGATCATACTCATGTCCCTGCTGCTCATCAAAGACAGGAGGCTCGATCGGCTCAGGTAAAGGATCAAGCTCGGGTGGCAACACAGGAACACCCCACTCATCAAGGACAAAAGGTGCAGGAGGTGCCTCATGGATTGGCTGGGCAGGTATAGGCTCATCAGGTAGAGGAGGTTCAGGTGGAGGAGGATAGTCAGGTGGAGGTGGCATCTGCTCCTCAGGATGAGGTATCCCAGGTCCGCCGGGGTGTAACCAAGATAAAGGAAAGTCATAGGGTGCATCAGGATTAAAGTATGCTGTCCTAATAGGGTACTGGAAAGGTCTACCACGAATTAAcaccaggatgacacaagggaggtaattttgtttcagatcaaattttttcaaattttcatgttttatttcataactttttgcatcaaacatattttaaactttcattcttcatgttttttttgaaaaatttcaaactaatttttcaaaaatctttttcttaatcttatctcatattttcaaaaatatcttttaatttcttgttagtcaagtcatcaattttaaaaatcaaatctttttaaaatcaaatatttttcaatcatatcttttcaatcatatctttttaaattcaaatctttttcaatcatatctcttttaatttgatttcaaaatctttttttctaacttctcatcttttcaaaattattttcaaatctttttcaacaaattactatttcttatctttttcaaaaccacctaaccacttttccacttacaatttttgaaaatcactaaccactttttgaaaaatcgttttaattaactaattattttaattttaatttttgaaaactctctctctctcatctctttctatttatttactaacacttctcttctacttataATTCAAACCCTCTCTCTCCTTCTATGTTCGAATTCTTTTCATTCTCTATCTatctcattcttctattcttcttctcttcagacacctcaaggaatctctatactgtgacatagaggattccattaCTCCCTTCTGTTCTCATCTTTTTTATATGAGCAGAAACAgggataaaaatattcttattgaagctgatcctgaacctgaaaggactctgaagaggaagctaagagaagctaaagcacaacactccggagaGGACCTTACATAGAATTTTGATTGGCTGACATGGCAGTCGAACCCAACATCAATGccagagatgcaaggaagatgcttggtgactatgctgtaccaacttccaacttctatgaaGAAGCATCTTAATTTcttccattggagcaaacaactttgagcttaagcctcaattagtttctctaatacaGAAGAATTGCAAAAAGATCCTCAttagttcttagctgaattcttgcagatctgtgatattgttaagaccaatggggttgatcccaaggtctacagacttatgcttttcccctttgctgtgagagacagagctagaacatggttggactcacaacctagagaaagcctgaactatTGGGACAAGCTCGTCgatgctttcttgaccaaattctttccacctcaaaagatgagcaagctcaGACTAgacgtccaaaccttcagacagaaggaaggtgaatccctctatgaagctttggaaagatacaagcaattaactaaaaggtgtccttctaacATGTTTCCAAAATGGAGCATCATTTggatattctatgatggtctgtcttaAATGTCAAAGATGTCATTGAaccattctgctggtggatccTTTCATCTGAAAACACCT is part of the Arachis duranensis cultivar V14167 chromosome 1, aradu.V14167.gnm2.J7QH, whole genome shotgun sequence genome and encodes:
- the LOC127748494 gene encoding uncharacterized protein LOC127748494, whose translation is MPSRRYNQNRNVYACHTGGNGGRMRQDMGKRPQQAQMRPVCRQCGKEHGSRPCQLTGIICFSCGQPRHMAKDCSKKPVQGIDRPRQQGRVFAMTTDDAMKSDFLIQGQCYVKSRLLTVLYDSGASHSFISETVVHELGLDFTMLDYNLIVCTPTSQNALTSQVCQQVPFVIEARTFIHDLVCLPLCGLDIILGIDWLSKHHVFLDCFKRIAIFPSSEMHTEPVKSCTFYLNSLRVISSNSGLEGYVLLSASSETNEQDLEQIRVVKEFPDVFPDDIPEFPPQRDIEFSIDLVPGAGPISIAPYRMSPLELAELKKQLDELLGKKFIRPSVSPWGAPVLLVKKKDGGMRLCVDCRQLNKITIKNKYPLPRIDDLMDQLRGVTVFSKIDFRVRLPSNPGEGIRYT
- the LOC107494517 gene encoding uncharacterized protein LOC107494517, with translation MLEGDAQHWWQGIQRLLQQYEGNILWNVFKEEFYKKYFPRATREAKEMELMQLKQGSMSVAEYTRKFEDLCHFSRVCQGNPADFEEWKWLKFEGGLREDLFNSVVPLEIQNFAELVNKSQLVEDCAKKIVTARMNRPGSSFQNYNQYIAPQGRKFK